In the Aromatoleum bremense genome, one interval contains:
- a CDS encoding VOC family protein, with protein MEIKALGYMGFSVNDVPEWRRYLTKLAGLMETPCSTDEQARFRMDSRSWRIGVEQGDLDDLAFAGFEVANPSALEKMRVRLQEAGVKIISDVGDLAKKRDVLDLIAFKDPFGMQIEIFYGAGDSYEKPFVSPTGVTGFQTGDQGLGHYFYAVPDVVKGLSFYVDVLGFKLSDVIDIPLGPDMTVRGHFLHCNGRHHTMAIAEAPMPKRIHHFMLQAATLDDVGHACDRLDGFDDQTTDSNLGVAEEKPNSYLTTTIGRHVNDHMVSFYARTPSGFEMEFGWGARAVDDCNWTMTRHSRTAMWGHKSLRKQK; from the coding sequence ATGGAGATCAAGGCATTGGGTTATATGGGGTTTTCCGTAAACGATGTTCCGGAATGGCGGCGGTATCTCACCAAGCTGGCCGGTTTGATGGAAACGCCATGCTCAACAGATGAACAGGCCCGTTTTCGAATGGATTCGAGAAGCTGGCGTATTGGCGTAGAACAAGGCGACTTGGATGATCTGGCATTTGCAGGATTTGAAGTTGCTAATCCTAGTGCTCTAGAAAAAATGCGTGTCCGACTTCAGGAAGCTGGAGTAAAAATCATAAGCGATGTTGGCGATCTCGCGAAAAAGCGCGATGTGCTTGATCTGATTGCCTTCAAAGACCCGTTCGGCATGCAAATAGAAATCTTCTATGGCGCGGGGGATTCCTACGAAAAACCCTTTGTTTCGCCAACCGGCGTAACAGGCTTTCAAACGGGAGACCAAGGGTTGGGGCACTATTTTTATGCCGTTCCAGATGTTGTCAAGGGTTTGTCATTTTACGTTGACGTGCTTGGCTTTAAATTGTCGGACGTAATCGATATTCCTTTAGGTCCGGATATGACGGTACGTGGCCACTTTCTGCATTGCAATGGACGTCACCATACCATGGCAATCGCTGAAGCCCCCATGCCTAAGCGCATCCACCATTTCATGCTCCAAGCCGCCACGCTGGATGACGTTGGGCATGCATGTGATCGTTTGGACGGTTTTGATGACCAAACTACCGATTCCAATCTTGGAGTTGCTGAAGAAAAGCCCAATAGCTACCTGACCACCACTATTGGCCGGCATGTAAACGACCATATGGTTTCATTTTATGCCCGGACGCCATCAGGATTCGAAATGGAATTTGGTTGGGGCGCTCGTGCTGTTGACGATTGCAACTGGACAATGACCCGCCACAGTCGCACAGCCATGTGGGG
- a CDS encoding oxidoreductase C-terminal domain-containing protein gives MQMIGDMQGPGEYVQRGEFEPNQQTVLFRVLDGKALAAVAINSTKDFGGVSRLVMSEIEIVPDHLADTDISIRELLKGNAARTVTA, from the coding sequence ATCCAGATGATTGGGGATATGCAGGGACCCGGTGAATATGTGCAGCGCGGCGAGTTCGAACCCAATCAGCAAACCGTGCTGTTCCGGGTTTTGGACGGCAAGGCGCTGGCTGCGGTGGCGATTAATTCGACCAAGGACTTCGGTGGCGTAAGCCGTTTAGTGATGTCCGAAATAGAGATAGTGCCTGACCACCTCGCTGATACGGATATCAGCATCCGCGAACTACTCAAGGGGAATGCGGCGCGAACCGTAACCGCCTAG
- the bphB gene encoding cis-2,3-dihydrobiphenyl-2,3-diol dehydrogenase: MNLKDQVVFITGGASGLGRALVERFVTEGAKVGVLDRSEKGIQELESMHPGRVIGVAGDARLLADNKTAVQRCVDSFGKINTLIPNVGIWDYNTPLVDIPDERIDESFDEIFQINVKSGLLAVKAALPYLVSSRGGVIFTISNAGFYPNGGGPLYTASKHALIGVVKELAFELAPYVRVNGVAPGGMATDLRGPQSLGMGDRSISSIPLGELLESVLPIGRMPDVREYTGAYVFFANHGDAAPATGAVLNYDGGMGVRGLFSAVGGKDLEEKLKLQK, encoded by the coding sequence ATGAATCTGAAAGATCAGGTTGTCTTTATTACAGGCGGTGCATCTGGGCTTGGTCGTGCGCTCGTCGAACGCTTCGTTACAGAAGGTGCAAAGGTAGGGGTGCTCGACAGATCCGAGAAAGGCATCCAAGAACTAGAGTCGATGCATCCAGGGCGGGTGATCGGAGTCGCGGGTGATGCCCGCTTGCTGGCTGACAATAAAACCGCAGTCCAGCGGTGCGTGGATTCCTTTGGAAAGATCAATACTCTGATTCCCAATGTTGGAATCTGGGATTACAACACCCCGTTGGTGGATATCCCAGACGAAAGGATCGATGAGTCTTTCGACGAAATCTTTCAAATCAATGTCAAATCCGGTCTCCTCGCGGTGAAGGCTGCTCTTCCTTATCTCGTTTCGAGTCGGGGGGGGGTGATATTCACGATTTCAAATGCTGGCTTTTATCCCAATGGCGGCGGCCCGCTATATACCGCATCGAAGCATGCACTGATTGGTGTTGTAAAAGAGCTTGCTTTTGAACTGGCCCCCTATGTCCGCGTCAATGGTGTAGCGCCTGGAGGCATGGCAACGGATTTACGCGGCCCGCAATCGTTGGGCATGGGGGATCGTTCCATTTCGAGTATTCCGCTTGGCGAATTACTTGAATCCGTCCTCCCAATTGGTCGAATGCCCGATGTGAGGGAGTACACCGGAGCGTATGTATTTTTTGCCAACCACGGAGATGCAGCTCCAGCCACCGGCGCTGTTCTCAACTACGACGGTGGGATGGGCGTTCGCGGCCTCTTCTCTGCAGTTGGTGGCAAAGATCTTGAAGAGAAACTGAAACTACAGAAGTGA